From Deltaproteobacteria bacterium HGW-Deltaproteobacteria-6:
TGCAAAAAGACCTGGCACCGTTTTCCATGACTCTGAAAATTTACGATTGCTATCGTCCGCAGCAGGCCGTCAATCACTTTGTGCGCTGGGCCAAAGACATTAACGACACCAGAACAAAAAAAGAGTTTTACCCCACCGTCGATAAACGCCATCTTTTCCGCGACGGCTACATTGACAGCCGCTCGGGCCACAGCCGGGGCAGCACGGTTGATTTGACCATCGTGCCATTGCCGGCGCCCATTCAACCTTCCTATGTTGCGGGCCAGCCGCTCAAAGAATGCACCATGCCCGCGGGTGTTCGCTTTGCGGACAACTCCCTGGATATGGGCACGGGCTTCGACTGTTTCGATGAGCTGTCCCATCCGGAAAACAAAAACCTCGGCACGCAGCAAAGAGGCAACCGGCTGCTCTTAAAAACCCTGATGGCCAAACACGGCTTCAGAAACTACGATAAGGAGTGGTGGCACTTCACTCTTAATAACGAACCTTATCCCGACACGTATTTTAACTTTCCGGTGAAGTGAAAAACATGAAAAAGAATTTGCCGCCATTTCTGAAATCCTATGGATTTTCGATGATCCTGGTTGTTTCGATCATCCTCGGCGCAGTCCTCGGCATCCTCTATCAAAAGGATGCCGCCGTATTCAAACCGCTGGGTGATATATTTTTAAACCTGCTGTTTACCGCCATCGTGCCGCTGGTTTTCTTTTCCATTTCCGCAACCGTGGCCTCCATGACCAACCTGACGCGTTTGGGAAAAATTCTCTCCGTGATGATCGTCATCTTCGTCATCACAGGCCTCATTGCGTCGTTAGTCATGATTGCCGCCGTTATTTTTTATCCTCCCGCTTCCGGGGTTAGCATCCCCATGCCCGCAACCGTTGACCTTCAGCAGTTCAAGACAGGCAATCAAATCGTCGGGGCCTTAACCGTTTCGGACTTTCCCGGTCTTTTATCCAAGAACAATATGCTGGCCCTGATTATCTTCTCCATCGGGGTCGGTCTGGCCACATCCGCCGTCGGAGAAAAAGGAAAAGCCTTTTCCGGATTTCTGGTTTCAGCCAACGACGTCATGATGAAGCTGATATCCTTCATCATGTATTACGCGCCCATCGGCCTTTGCGCCTACTTTGCCTATCTGGTCGGCGTCTTCGGCCCGGAGCTTCTGGGTTCCTACGCTCGCGCGATGGCCGTTTATTATCCGGCGGCTATTTTGTATTTCTTTATCGCCTTCACTTTCTATGCATTTCTCGCCTCGCGCACCGCAGGCGTTAGAAAATTCTGGAGCAACATTATCCCGGCATCCGTCACGGCATTGGCTACCGGCAGTTCAATGGCCACGATTCCCTCCAACCTGCAGGCGGCGGATAAAATCGGCGTGCCTAAAGACATCAGCGAAGTCGTCATTCCCATCGGCGCGACCATCCACATGGAAGGATCCTGTCTGGCCGCCGTCCTGAAAATCGCTTTTCTCTTCGGCATCTTTCAAATGCCGTTTACCGGCATCGATACGATTCTGACGGCTCTGGGCATCGCCCTTCTGACCGGCGTCGTTGTAAGCGGCATTCCCGGCGGCGGCACGATTGGCGAACTTTTGATATTATCGTTGTACGGCTTTCCGCCGGAAGCGTTTCCACTCATCACCATGGTCGGCACGCTGGTGGACGCCCCTGCCACAATGCTCAATGCCGTAGGCGATAATGTTTCGAGCATGATGGTCGCCCGCGTCCTGGGCGGACAGGATTGGATGGAAGACAAAGGGTAAAGCGGTGGGTTCATACCCCTGCGGGGCACAAGCGGTTCAAGGGTTGAAGGAGGAGCATGAAAAAAGCATTGCTGATTGTTGGGTTGATTATTGTAGTTGTTATTGCAGCAGGCGGTGTTTATTTCTGGCGTGCTTATCAGACATTTATGGCGGTCGAGACCATCATCATCGATCCCCGGTTATCTATTTACATTGGCTGCGGCAATTCCATTGTGCTGACTTCCGAAGACGGGTCAAGCGCGCTAATCGTGGATACCAAAATGAAAGGGGCTGCCGATACGCTCAAAAATTTCGTCAAGGCAAAAAACATTACGATTGTCAACACGCACAGCCACTTTGATCATGTCGGCGGCAATGCGCTTTATCCGCAGGCGACCATCATTGCCGGTGCATACAGCAAAAAACAGTGGGATGAAGATGGAAAAAAATACAGCAGATATCCCGATATCCCGCTTGCACCCGGTGAAGAAAAAATAATAAAAATCGGCGCTGAAACCGTGCATATCTATAATACGGGCAGGGCACACACCTGGAATGACGTCGTTGTTTATCTTGAAAATCGTAAGCTCCTTGTTACCGGAGATCTGGTATTCCATCAATGGCACCCCGCCCTCGTTGCCCAAAGCGGAACAAATGTCACTTCATGGATGAGAGTTCTTGACGTACTGTCCGGAAAATACCGGAT
This genomic window contains:
- a CDS encoding D-alanyl-D-alanine dipeptidase produces the protein MKFKLFLTAMLAAVLLAATAPSASLCADAMPDTFVHIEKVVPDALLDIRYFGEHNFLGVRVDGYLAPTCILTKPAAQALARVQKDLAPFSMTLKIYDCYRPQQAVNHFVRWAKDINDTRTKKEFYPTVDKRHLFRDGYIDSRSGHSRGSTVDLTIVPLPAPIQPSYVAGQPLKECTMPAGVRFADNSLDMGTGFDCFDELSHPENKNLGTQQRGNRLLLKTLMAKHGFRNYDKEWWHFTLNNEPYPDTYFNFPVK
- a CDS encoding sodium:proton antiporter, coding for MKKNLPPFLKSYGFSMILVVSIILGAVLGILYQKDAAVFKPLGDIFLNLLFTAIVPLVFFSISATVASMTNLTRLGKILSVMIVIFVITGLIASLVMIAAVIFYPPASGVSIPMPATVDLQQFKTGNQIVGALTVSDFPGLLSKNNMLALIIFSIGVGLATSAVGEKGKAFSGFLVSANDVMMKLISFIMYYAPIGLCAYFAYLVGVFGPELLGSYARAMAVYYPAAILYFFIAFTFYAFLASRTAGVRKFWSNIIPASVTALATGSSMATIPSNLQAADKIGVPKDISEVVIPIGATIHMEGSCLAAVLKIAFLFGIFQMPFTGIDTILTALGIALLTGVVVSGIPGGGTIGELLILSLYGFPPEAFPLITMVGTLVDAPATMLNAVGDNVSSMMVARVLGGQDWMEDKG